Proteins co-encoded in one Dyella humicola genomic window:
- a CDS encoding rhodanese-like domain-containing protein → MRNASLAALLMLAGANVAMAMDAPLAADQLLAQQQTGQTPLLLDVRHTDEFRDGHIAGALNIPVEELASRAGALGVPRDREIVVYCVSGRRAARAQETLLGLGFTHVRQLEGSLDGWRQRHLPLVRESAADSIPLH, encoded by the coding sequence ATGCGCAATGCGTCCTTGGCCGCCCTACTCATGCTGGCGGGGGCGAACGTGGCTATGGCGATGGACGCCCCGCTCGCAGCCGACCAGCTGCTGGCGCAGCAACAGACGGGGCAAACGCCCTTGCTGCTCGATGTGCGTCACACGGATGAATTCCGCGACGGCCATATTGCGGGTGCGCTGAATATCCCGGTGGAGGAGCTGGCCAGTCGCGCCGGCGCCCTGGGTGTGCCGCGCGATCGCGAAATCGTGGTGTACTGCGTGTCCGGGCGGCGTGCCGCGCGTGCGCAGGAAACCTTGCTGGGCCTGGGGTTCACCCATGTGCGCCAGCTCGAAGGCAGCCTCGATGGATGGCGGCAACGTCATCTTCCGCTGGTGCGCGAGAGCGCTGCCGATTCAATCCCTCTTCACTGA
- the rocF gene encoding arginase, translated as MRNKALSLIGVPTDIGAGHRGASMGPEALRVANLASKLERRGFEVIDHGNLQGPVNPWQPPQDGYRHLPQVVAWNEAVHTAVYTELTDGRVPVMLGGDHCLAIGSISAVARYCREQGKKLRVLWLDAHADFNTADVTPSGNIHGMPVACLCGNGPKALVEVGGHVPATTPDVFRQIGIRSVDEGEKRLVREAQVSIFDMRRIDEVGMKRTMEEALADVDENTHLHVSFDVDFLDPTIAPGVGTTVRGGPNYREAQLCMEMIADTGRVSSLDIVELNPAFDKRNQTARLAVDLVESLFGKSTLIR; from the coding sequence ATGCGCAACAAGGCACTATCCCTGATTGGTGTTCCCACCGACATCGGCGCTGGACATCGTGGCGCCTCGATGGGCCCGGAGGCGCTGCGCGTGGCCAACCTGGCCAGCAAGCTGGAGCGGCGCGGTTTCGAGGTGATCGATCACGGCAATCTGCAGGGGCCGGTCAATCCCTGGCAGCCGCCGCAGGACGGTTATCGCCATCTGCCCCAGGTCGTCGCGTGGAATGAGGCGGTGCATACGGCCGTCTATACCGAGCTGACAGATGGGCGGGTGCCGGTCATGCTGGGTGGCGACCATTGCCTGGCCATCGGCTCGATCAGCGCCGTGGCGCGCTATTGCCGCGAGCAGGGTAAGAAACTTCGCGTGCTCTGGCTCGATGCGCATGCCGACTTCAACACGGCTGACGTCACGCCCTCGGGCAATATCCATGGCATGCCGGTGGCTTGCCTGTGCGGCAACGGGCCCAAGGCACTGGTCGAAGTCGGCGGGCATGTGCCCGCCACCACGCCGGATGTGTTTCGCCAGATCGGCATCCGCTCGGTGGACGAGGGCGAGAAGCGACTGGTGCGCGAGGCACAGGTCAGTATCTTCGACATGCGTCGCATCGACGAAGTGGGCATGAAGCGTACGATGGAAGAGGCGCTCGCCGATGTGGATGAGAACACGCATCTGCACGTGAGTTTCGATGTCGACTTCCTCGATCCGACCATTGCGCCTGGCGTGGGTACGACCGTGCGAGGTGGCCCGAATTATCGCGAGGCGCAGCTGTGCATGGAGATGATTGCCGACACCGGTCGCGTGAGTTCACTGGATATCGTCGAACTCAATCCGGCCTTCGACAAGCGCAATCAGACGGCAAGGCTGGCGGTGGATCTGGTCGAATCGCTGTTCGGCAAGTCCACCCTGATCCGTTAA
- a CDS encoding tryptophan--tRNA ligase: protein MKTRVLTGITTTGTPHLGNYVGAIRPAVAASLRDDVDAFYFMADYHALIKSDNAARIERSRLEIAATWLAAGLDPQKVTFYRQSDIPEIPELTWFLTCVTAKGLLNRAHAYKAAVDKNSAAGEDADAGVTAGLYMYPVLMAADILAFNANKVPVGRDQIQHVEMTRDIAQRFNHIYGREFFALPDVVIEEQVATLPGLDGRKMSKSYDNTIPLFAGGQKHLRDTIMRIVTDSRLPGEAKDPDNSALFTIFRAFASEAESAAFRQALVDGIGWGEAKQVLFERIEVDVAPMRESYDALIARPAVIEEILHEGAKKARAIAAPKIAELRDAIGLRSGSVAAPQAASKAAAKTGKLPRFASFRDGDGSFRFRLFSADGEELLLSKSFADPKSAGALQKRIKELGAVSAVLQAQPRALALELDGEHVATTPTYGDEQTRDEALARLRGALDQLAAQD from the coding sequence ATGAAGACCCGCGTACTCACTGGTATCACCACCACCGGCACACCGCATCTGGGCAACTACGTCGGTGCCATCCGCCCGGCGGTGGCCGCCAGCCTGCGTGACGACGTCGACGCGTTCTACTTCATGGCCGACTATCACGCACTGATCAAGAGTGACAACGCGGCCCGCATCGAGCGTTCGCGCCTGGAGATTGCCGCCACCTGGCTGGCCGCCGGCCTCGATCCGCAGAAGGTCACGTTCTATCGCCAGTCTGATATTCCGGAAATCCCGGAACTGACCTGGTTCCTCACCTGCGTCACGGCCAAGGGCCTGCTCAATCGCGCGCACGCCTACAAGGCCGCCGTCGACAAGAACAGCGCGGCAGGCGAGGACGCCGACGCCGGCGTCACCGCGGGCCTGTACATGTATCCGGTGCTGATGGCCGCCGACATCCTCGCCTTCAACGCCAACAAGGTACCGGTGGGGCGCGACCAGATTCAGCACGTCGAGATGACGCGCGATATCGCGCAGCGCTTCAATCACATCTATGGTCGCGAGTTTTTCGCGCTGCCGGACGTGGTCATCGAAGAGCAGGTGGCGACGTTGCCGGGTCTGGACGGCCGCAAGATGTCCAAGAGTTACGACAACACCATTCCGCTATTCGCTGGCGGTCAGAAGCATTTGCGTGACACGATCATGCGTATCGTCACCGACTCGCGCCTTCCCGGCGAGGCGAAGGACCCGGACAACTCCGCGCTCTTCACCATTTTTCGCGCGTTCGCCAGCGAAGCCGAGTCGGCGGCGTTCCGCCAGGCCCTGGTCGACGGGATCGGTTGGGGCGAGGCCAAGCAGGTGTTGTTCGAGCGCATTGAAGTGGATGTCGCGCCCATGCGCGAGAGCTACGATGCGTTGATTGCGCGTCCCGCGGTGATCGAAGAGATTTTGCACGAAGGTGCGAAAAAAGCGCGGGCGATCGCAGCCCCCAAGATTGCCGAGCTGCGCGATGCGATTGGCCTGCGCTCGGGTAGCGTGGCCGCGCCGCAGGCAGCGTCCAAGGCCGCAGCCAAGACGGGCAAATTGCCGCGCTTCGCCAGTTTTCGTGATGGCGATGGTAGCTTCCGTTTCCGCCTGTTCTCCGCCGATGGCGAAGAGTTGCTGCTGTCGAAATCGTTTGCCGATCCCAAGTCGGCTGGCGCGTTGCAGAAGCGCATCAAGGAACTGGGTGCGGTCTCGGCCGTGCTGCAGGCACAACCGAGGGCGCTGGCGTTGGAATTGGATGGCGAACATGTGGCCACAACGCCGACCTACGGCGACGAACAGACGCGGGACGAAGCCCTCGCGCGTTTGCGTGGGGCACTGGATCAGCTCGCTGCACAGGATTGA
- a CDS encoding DUF6348 family protein — translation MDDATLQRYLLRLFERHDVELEPDEEWLMTDGDFPAVRALWHEGSAGEPGRLDVDIVISEDRHIEESFAGVGVGEDACRNALETFERSVFHVVLAACWYVTDDRRMQLQSWDIGVRTWDAFIGPLVSSRDGVEAPSELVPALHSALQNESLSPELHWVRLFHRRAEDGQVSAEALLDNEPWPAGDRLLASLAWPAAGAGYSVRGFVALDVRDY, via the coding sequence ATGGACGACGCAACGCTGCAACGCTATCTGCTTCGCCTGTTCGAGCGGCATGACGTAGAGCTGGAACCCGACGAAGAGTGGCTGATGACAGACGGCGATTTTCCGGCCGTCCGGGCTCTCTGGCACGAGGGCTCGGCAGGCGAGCCCGGACGTCTGGACGTCGATATCGTGATCAGCGAGGACCGCCACATCGAAGAGAGTTTCGCCGGCGTGGGTGTTGGCGAGGACGCTTGCCGCAACGCGCTGGAAACGTTCGAGCGTAGCGTGTTCCATGTCGTGCTGGCGGCATGCTGGTATGTCACCGACGATCGCCGGATGCAGCTGCAGAGCTGGGACATCGGCGTACGCACGTGGGACGCGTTCATCGGCCCGCTGGTGTCGAGTCGCGATGGCGTTGAGGCGCCAAGCGAGCTCGTGCCGGCGTTGCACAGCGCATTGCAGAACGAATCACTCAGCCCGGAGCTGCACTGGGTGCGCCTGTTCCACCGTCGTGCCGAAGACGGCCAGGTGAGCGCCGAAGCGCTGCTCGACAATGAGCCGTGGCCGGCCGGCGACCGTCTGTTGGCGTCCTTGGCATGGCCGGCAGCGGGTGCCGGCTACAGTGTTCGCGGCTTTGTTGCGTTGGATGTCCGCGATTATTGA
- a CDS encoding VOC family protein — protein MHHSRLCTIVIDCQTDDLAAATTFWSHALGKSIVTLDQDGDGRYAELATADDEPIILLQRVEHDSRVHLDIETDDLAAEVERLEKLGASRVACVRDRWWVMQAPSGHRFCVIRQQRERFGPHLNRWE, from the coding sequence ATGCACCACAGCAGGCTGTGCACGATCGTGATCGACTGCCAGACCGACGACCTCGCGGCGGCCACCACGTTCTGGAGCCACGCGCTCGGCAAGTCCATCGTCACGCTCGACCAGGATGGCGACGGGCGTTATGCGGAGCTGGCAACGGCTGATGATGAGCCGATCATCCTGCTACAGCGCGTCGAGCACGACAGCCGCGTGCACCTGGATATCGAGACGGATGATCTGGCGGCCGAAGTCGAGCGACTTGAAAAACTCGGCGCCAGTCGCGTGGCCTGCGTGCGCGACCGCTGGTGGGTCATGCAGGCGCCCAGCGGTCATCGCTTTTGTGTGATCCGCCAGCAGCGGGAACGCTTCGGCCCGCACCTCAATCGGTGGGAATGA
- a CDS encoding dihydrolipoamide acetyltransferase family protein has protein sequence MADIKTFYLPDLGEGLPDATIVEWHVKEGDYIKLDAPLCSMETAKAVVDVPSPYTGKVTKLHGAAGDIIETGSALAEFEPDPNAKQRAEAESTGHHHGPKKGVGSATADAHKVVASDEGGEIDAEDKPEREDEGTVVGAMISGSHVHVEQASSVGGVKAVPAVRALAKKLKVDLSRVRPTGADGVVTLQDVKNAAANGTAALGGAPARAVPASAGRHLAPELPQPEPARTATSLAGKPVRTAPPSVHASGQPEQLKGVRRNMARVMAEAHANVVPTSIVDDADLHAWIGKQDITARLIRAIVAACKAVPAMNAWFDGKNLTRTLHPHVDIGIAVDTDDGLFVPALRNADVLDGAGVRAAIKRLRSQVEDRSIPASELSGYTISLSNFGMFAGRYATPVVVPPTVAIIGAGKLSHDVVAVMGGIEVHRRMPLSVTFDHRAVTGGEAARFLKAMIDDLGLPN, from the coding sequence ATGGCCGACATCAAGACGTTCTATCTGCCCGACCTCGGCGAGGGCCTGCCCGACGCCACCATCGTCGAGTGGCATGTGAAGGAAGGCGACTACATCAAGCTCGACGCACCGCTGTGCTCGATGGAAACGGCCAAGGCCGTCGTCGACGTGCCGTCGCCGTACACCGGCAAGGTCACCAAGCTGCACGGCGCGGCCGGCGACATCATCGAAACCGGCTCGGCGCTGGCCGAGTTCGAGCCCGACCCGAATGCCAAGCAGCGCGCCGAAGCCGAATCGACCGGCCACCACCACGGCCCGAAGAAGGGCGTGGGCAGCGCCACCGCTGACGCGCACAAGGTCGTCGCCTCCGACGAAGGCGGCGAAATCGACGCCGAAGACAAGCCGGAGCGCGAAGACGAAGGCACCGTGGTCGGCGCCATGATCAGCGGCAGCCACGTGCACGTCGAACAGGCCAGCAGCGTCGGTGGCGTCAAGGCCGTGCCGGCCGTGCGCGCCCTGGCCAAGAAGCTCAAGGTCGACCTCAGCCGCGTGCGCCCCACCGGCGCCGATGGCGTGGTGACCCTGCAGGACGTGAAGAACGCTGCCGCCAATGGCACGGCCGCCCTCGGCGGCGCACCGGCTCGCGCTGTGCCTGCTTCCGCCGGCCGCCACCTGGCCCCCGAACTGCCCCAGCCTGAGCCGGCCCGTACGGCCACCTCGCTGGCCGGCAAGCCCGTGCGCACGGCACCGCCGAGCGTGCATGCCAGCGGCCAGCCCGAGCAGCTGAAGGGCGTTCGTCGCAACATGGCGCGCGTGATGGCCGAAGCCCACGCCAACGTAGTGCCGACCTCCATCGTCGACGACGCCGACCTGCATGCCTGGATCGGCAAGCAGGACATCACCGCCCGCCTGATCCGCGCCATCGTGGCCGCCTGCAAGGCGGTGCCTGCGATGAATGCCTGGTTCGACGGCAAGAACCTCACGCGCACCCTGCATCCGCACGTGGACATCGGCATCGCCGTGGATACCGACGACGGCCTGTTCGTGCCGGCACTGCGCAATGCCGACGTGCTGGACGGCGCCGGCGTGCGTGCCGCGATCAAGCGCCTGCGTTCGCAGGTGGAAGACCGCAGCATTCCGGCTTCGGAACTGTCCGGCTACACCATCAGCCTGTCGAACTTCGGCATGTTCGCCGGTCGCTACGCCACGCCAGTGGTAGTGCCGCCGACCGTCGCCATCATTGGCGCCGGCAAGCTGAGCCACGACGTGGTGGCCGTGATGGGCGGCATCGAAGTGCATCGCCGCATGCCGCTGTCGGTGACGTTTGATCACCGCGCCGTGACCGGTGGCGAAGCCGCGCGCTTCCTCAAGGCCATGATCGACGATCTGGGCCTGCCGAACTAA
- a CDS encoding alpha-ketoacid dehydrogenase subunit beta has protein sequence MAQITLIEAVTQALAYEMAHDDSVVVLGEDVGVNGGVFRATQGLQEKFGELRVLDTPLDETTIAGVTVGLAAQGMKPVAEAQFEGFIYPMMEQIACHAARLRNRTRGRITVPAVWRAPWGGGIRAPEHHSEANEHLFTNIPGLRVVMPSSPARAYGLLLAAIRDPDPVMFFEPKRIYRQYKEEVPDDGEALPLDVCFVLRDGTDVTIVTWGAQVKEALEAADELAADGISAEVIDVATLTPLDFDTIAESVQKTGRCVIVHEAPKTAGFGAEIAARLAEECMYDLLAPVERVTGFDTHIPLFRLEMKYLPSTERVVAAAKRTLAAS, from the coding sequence ATGGCACAAATCACTCTTATCGAAGCCGTCACCCAGGCGCTGGCCTATGAAATGGCCCATGACGACAGCGTCGTCGTGCTCGGTGAGGACGTGGGCGTCAACGGCGGCGTGTTCCGCGCCACCCAGGGCCTGCAGGAAAAGTTCGGCGAGCTGCGCGTGCTCGACACGCCGCTGGACGAAACCACCATTGCCGGCGTCACCGTAGGCCTCGCCGCCCAGGGCATGAAGCCGGTGGCCGAAGCGCAGTTCGAAGGCTTCATCTATCCGATGATGGAGCAGATCGCCTGCCACGCCGCCCGCCTGCGCAACCGCACGCGCGGCCGCATCACCGTGCCGGCCGTGTGGCGTGCACCGTGGGGCGGCGGTATCCGCGCGCCGGAGCATCACTCCGAGGCGAACGAGCACCTGTTCACCAACATCCCGGGCCTGCGCGTGGTGATGCCGTCGTCGCCGGCACGCGCCTATGGCCTGCTGCTCGCCGCGATCCGCGATCCGGATCCGGTGATGTTCTTCGAGCCCAAGCGCATCTACCGTCAGTACAAGGAAGAAGTGCCGGATGACGGCGAGGCCCTGCCGCTCGACGTCTGCTTCGTGCTGCGCGACGGCACCGACGTCACCATCGTGACCTGGGGCGCCCAGGTGAAGGAAGCGCTGGAAGCCGCCGATGAACTCGCCGCCGATGGCATCAGCGCCGAAGTGATCGACGTCGCCACGCTGACGCCGCTGGACTTCGACACCATCGCCGAGTCGGTGCAGAAGACCGGCCGCTGCGTGATCGTGCACGAGGCACCGAAGACCGCCGGTTTCGGTGCCGAAATCGCCGCCCGCCTGGCTGAGGAATGCATGTACGACCTGCTCGCCCCGGTCGAGCGCGTGACCGGCTTCGACACGCATATCCCGCTGTTCCGCCTGGAAATGAAGTACCTGCCGAGCACCGAGCGCGTGGTGGCTGCCGCCAAGCGCACGCTGGCCGCCAGCTAA
- the pdhA gene encoding pyruvate dehydrogenase (acetyl-transferring) E1 component subunit alpha yields MSIAAKFEIEYLQYLDAEGKQVRDDLPEFAKDLDHMVELYKLMLSTRVFDAKSVALQRTGKLGTYASCLGHEAAHVGIGSAMRPEDVFAPSYREYGAQLYRGVQPREVYMYWGGDERGNDYQKEPARHDFAWSVPIATQCLHAAGSALAFKIRNEPRVAVCTIGDGGSSKGDFYGAINIAGAQNLPLVAAIVNNQWAISVPRKIQSGAPTLAQKGIAAGLYCIQVDGNDIIAVRKAMGDAIERARAGQGGSVVELVTYRLSDHTTADDARRYRGEDEVKDAWAKEPMKRLRNWLVAKGVWDDAKEEAWKAECDEWMDNEVNAYLETKTQPVTAMFDYTFAEVPADLAKQRDYVLSLENKGH; encoded by the coding sequence GTGTCCATCGCCGCCAAGTTTGAAATCGAATACCTGCAGTATCTCGATGCCGAAGGCAAACAGGTCCGTGACGATCTGCCTGAATTTGCCAAAGACCTCGACCACATGGTCGAGCTGTACAAACTGATGTTGTCGACCCGCGTGTTCGACGCCAAGTCGGTCGCCTTGCAGCGTACCGGCAAGCTCGGCACCTATGCCAGCTGCCTGGGCCACGAAGCGGCCCACGTCGGCATCGGCAGCGCCATGCGCCCGGAAGACGTGTTCGCCCCCAGCTACCGCGAGTACGGCGCGCAGCTGTACCGCGGCGTGCAGCCGCGCGAGGTCTACATGTACTGGGGCGGCGACGAGCGCGGCAACGACTACCAGAAGGAACCTGCACGCCACGACTTTGCCTGGTCGGTGCCGATCGCCACGCAGTGCCTGCATGCCGCCGGTTCCGCGCTGGCGTTCAAGATCCGCAACGAGCCGCGCGTGGCCGTGTGCACGATCGGTGACGGTGGTTCGTCCAAGGGCGACTTCTACGGCGCCATCAACATCGCCGGCGCGCAGAACCTGCCGCTGGTGGCGGCCATCGTGAACAACCAGTGGGCCATCTCGGTGCCGCGCAAGATCCAGTCCGGCGCGCCGACGCTGGCGCAGAAGGGCATCGCTGCGGGCCTGTACTGCATCCAGGTCGACGGCAACGACATCATTGCCGTGCGCAAGGCGATGGGCGACGCGATCGAGCGTGCACGCGCCGGTCAGGGCGGTTCGGTGGTCGAGCTGGTGACCTATCGCCTGTCCGACCACACCACCGCCGATGACGCCCGCCGCTACCGCGGCGAAGACGAAGTGAAGGACGCCTGGGCCAAGGAGCCGATGAAGCGCCTGCGCAACTGGCTGGTGGCCAAGGGCGTGTGGGACGACGCCAAGGAAGAGGCCTGGAAGGCCGAGTGCGACGAGTGGATGGACAACGAGGTGAATGCCTACCTCGAGACCAAGACGCAGCCGGTCACGGCGATGTTCGACTACACCTTCGCCGAAGTTCCTGCCGATCTCGCCAAGCAGCGCGATTACGTCCTTTCGCTTGAGAACAAGGGTCACTGA
- a CDS encoding tryptophan 2,3-dioxygenase translates to MTENQRDLEAGIELDLNGRLTYGGYLRLDALLSAQRPLSNPPHHDEMLFIVQHQVAELWMKLLIHELKAALAHLRADDMDTCLKILARVKQVQRQLFEQWAVLETLTPSEYLEFRGVLGASSGFQSLQYRQIEFMLGNKNAQMLQVFAYDAAAQAELRGVLEAPSLYDEFLRYLKRRGHEVPAALIERDWTQPYQRHEALLPVLKRIYENRSEFWPEYHMCEQLVDVEESFQLWRFRHMKTVERIIGNRRGTGGSSGVAFLKKALELEFFPELLDVRTELSS, encoded by the coding sequence ATGACCGAGAACCAGCGCGACCTTGAGGCCGGTATCGAACTCGACCTGAACGGGCGACTGACCTATGGCGGCTATCTGCGACTGGATGCCCTGCTGTCGGCCCAGCGTCCGCTGAGCAACCCGCCGCATCACGACGAAATGCTGTTCATCGTGCAGCACCAGGTGGCCGAGCTGTGGATGAAGCTGCTGATCCATGAGCTGAAGGCCGCGCTGGCGCATCTGCGCGCCGACGACATGGATACCTGCCTGAAGATCCTGGCGCGGGTGAAGCAGGTGCAGCGCCAGTTGTTCGAGCAGTGGGCGGTGCTGGAAACGTTGACGCCGTCGGAATACCTGGAATTTCGCGGTGTTCTGGGTGCCTCGTCGGGCTTCCAGTCGCTGCAGTATCGGCAGATCGAGTTCATGCTCGGCAACAAGAACGCGCAGATGCTGCAGGTGTTCGCCTATGACGCCGCGGCGCAGGCCGAGCTGCGCGGCGTGCTCGAGGCACCGAGCCTCTACGACGAATTCCTGCGCTATCTCAAGCGCCGGGGGCATGAGGTGCCGGCCGCCTTGATCGAGCGGGACTGGACGCAGCCTTATCAACGGCATGAGGCCTTGTTGCCGGTGTTGAAGCGCATTTACGAGAACCGCTCCGAGTTCTGGCCGGAATACCACATGTGCGAACAGCTGGTGGACGTGGAGGAGAGTTTCCAGCTCTGGCGTTTCCGCCATATGAAAACCGTGGAGCGAATCATCGGGAACCGACGCGGCACGGGTGGCTCCTCTGGCGTGGCGTTCCTGAAGAAGGCCCTGGAGCTGGAGTTCTTTCCCGAGTTGCTGGATGTACGTACCGAGCTCAGCAGCTGA
- a CDS encoding peptide MFS transporter encodes MSDTTTTAASTVPDYPQMLGHPRPLWMLFMTEFWERFAFYSVSWALALYIVAHFFHGDPAGEAWASKIYGAYTALIYATSIFGGYIADKIIGYQRSILLGALVMAAGLFVVMLPSKELFLFGLSMVIVGNGLFKPNISTMVGQLYGPKDDRRDRGFILFYMGINGGALLAPLLTGWLASYFTDTPMQQNYRLVFGAAGVGMVLSLFWFWFGRRGLGGVGRPAPEAASRMRVVWVLLGLMAAVPLIYLLLAFVGANGLQWLLGLLFVGVAAMLIVEAMRHDRVQLHRVLAMLIIFAFNILFWMFYFQLGTSFNFLAANMVDRRMFGGWEFPIGWFQSVSPLAIIVLAPLVTQVWSFLARRHQEPSIPRKFGLGLVFNGLGFTALMFALSRLVDGHGLIPFWPLTLCYVLQTVGELCLSPIGLSMVTKLAPPRLTGVAMGGWFLSLAVGGNLSGLLAGRISGESGMTAASALSGFTFSFWLLAGAGVFLLLISPLINRLMHGVR; translated from the coding sequence ATGAGCGACACCACCACGACCGCCGCTTCAACGGTGCCTGACTATCCGCAAATGCTTGGTCATCCACGGCCGTTGTGGATGCTGTTCATGACCGAATTCTGGGAGCGCTTTGCGTTCTACAGCGTCAGTTGGGCGCTGGCCTTGTACATCGTGGCCCACTTCTTTCATGGCGATCCCGCCGGCGAAGCCTGGGCCAGCAAGATCTACGGCGCGTATACGGCATTGATCTATGCCACCAGCATCTTCGGCGGCTATATCGCTGACAAGATCATTGGCTACCAGCGCTCGATCCTGCTCGGCGCCCTGGTGATGGCGGCGGGCCTGTTCGTGGTGATGCTGCCGAGCAAGGAATTGTTCCTGTTCGGATTGTCGATGGTGATCGTGGGCAACGGCTTGTTCAAGCCGAATATCTCCACCATGGTCGGCCAGCTCTACGGGCCCAAGGACGATCGCCGCGACCGCGGTTTCATCCTGTTCTACATGGGCATCAACGGTGGCGCCTTGCTGGCGCCCCTGCTGACCGGCTGGCTGGCCAGCTATTTCACCGACACCCCGATGCAGCAGAACTACCGCCTGGTGTTCGGCGCGGCCGGCGTCGGCATGGTGCTGAGCCTGTTCTGGTTCTGGTTCGGCCGGCGCGGCCTGGGCGGGGTGGGACGGCCGGCGCCGGAAGCCGCCAGCCGCATGCGCGTGGTGTGGGTGCTGCTGGGCCTGATGGCGGCGGTGCCGCTGATCTATCTGCTGCTGGCCTTTGTCGGCGCCAATGGCCTGCAATGGCTGCTGGGCCTGCTGTTTGTCGGCGTGGCGGCGATGCTGATCGTCGAGGCGATGCGCCACGATCGCGTGCAGCTGCACCGGGTGCTGGCGATGCTGATCATCTTCGCCTTCAACATCCTGTTCTGGATGTTCTATTTCCAGTTGGGTACGTCGTTCAACTTCCTGGCGGCGAACATGGTCGACCGGCGCATGTTCGGCGGCTGGGAATTCCCGATCGGCTGGTTCCAGTCGGTCAGCCCGCTGGCGATCATCGTGCTGGCGCCGCTGGTCACCCAGGTCTGGTCGTTCCTGGCGCGGCGCCATCAGGAGCCGTCGATTCCGCGCAAGTTTGGCCTCGGCCTGGTGTTCAACGGCCTGGGCTTCACGGCGTTGATGTTTGCCTTGTCGCGGTTGGTCGATGGCCATGGACTGATTCCGTTCTGGCCGCTGACGCTGTGCTACGTGCTGCAAACCGTGGGCGAGCTGTGCCTGTCGCCAATCGGCTTGTCGATGGTGACCAAGCTGGCGCCGCCGCGCCTGACCGGCGTGGCCATGGGCGGCTGGTTCCTGTCGCTGGCGGTGGGCGGCAACCTGTCGGGCCTGCTGGCCGGCCGCATCAGCGGCGAGAGCGGCATGACCGCCGCTTCCGCGCTGAGCGGTTTCACCTTCAGCTTCTGGCTGCTGGCCGGTGCCGGTGTGTTCCTGTTGTTGATCTCGCCGCTGATCAACCGGCTGATGCACGGCGTACGCTGA